In Ostrea edulis chromosome 10, xbOstEdul1.1, whole genome shotgun sequence, one genomic interval encodes:
- the LOC125655780 gene encoding uncharacterized protein LOC125655780: protein MESKQTKRKPNWNADETLALASLVEENKHILRGKLGPTLTSEMKHRTWQSIAERLAAMGVGPARTAVEVEKKWHNVFSKSKSEISDHRRVVTGTGGGPPPKPLSAVATTVCGVVGEDNACLSGIDGGIDSSLLQILNIGEGSQPVGINVFEGPPGMDPLILNSSPLVAASVQEPSLPLTSMTTSLQASENRSSQPDLKRRIEELICRKLELEVQYMELKIKKLKQEE from the exons ATGGAATCCAAGCAGACGAAAAGAAAGCCTAATTGGAATGCTGATGAAACGCTTGCCTTGGCTTCGTTAGTAGAAGAGAACAAGCATATCCTGAGGGGGAAATTAGGGCCCACTTTAACCTCCGAGATGAAGCACCGCACTTGGCAAAGTATTGCCGAAAGACTAGCCGCGATGGGGGTGGGTCCAGCTAGGACAGCGGTGGAAGTGGAGAAGAAGTGGCACAACGTCTTCTCCAAATCTAAATCTGAAATCTCAGATCACAGAAGAGTTGTGACTGGGACAG gCGGGGGCCCACCACCAAAACCTCTCAGCGCAGTTGCCACAACAGTGTGTGGTGTGGTAGGAGAGGATAATGCTTGCCTCAGTGGGATTGATGGTGGGATTGACTCCTCTCTCTTGCAGATATTAAACATTGGAGAAGGGAGTCAACCAGT GGGAATCAATGTCTTTGAGGGACCTCCTGGTATGGATCCCCTCATTCTCAACTCTAGCCCTCTAGTCGCCGCATCTGTACAAGAGCCTTCACTACCATTAACATCCATGACTACAAGTTTGCAGGCCTCTGAAAATAGAAGCAGTCAGCCTGATTTGAAAAGGAGAATCGAGGAGCTAATTTGCAGGAAGTTGGAACTGGAAGTCCAGTATATGgaattaaagataaaaaaacTAAAGCAAGAGGAATGa